From a region of the Primulina eburnea isolate SZY01 chromosome 7, ASM2296580v1, whole genome shotgun sequence genome:
- the LOC140837392 gene encoding uncharacterized protein, translated as MFIARWFRSIVSSLISGLVVMFSSISNWLSRWNRTIVFLHYHFFLHGIRAVMEKTDQTRELPSPHSSQNSEQYVPQITHHKLTGHNYIQWSQSVLMFICGRSKEEYLNGGTKEPKLDDPSHKEWKATDNMVKNWLISSMNQEISEDILMCRTAADICDEARSTYSSSDNTSELFETESLVYELHQGDKNVTQFYSQLTRMWQKIDLYEKHNWACSDDKQLFNRVTETKRVFKFLSGLNKELDEVRGRVLSIKPLPTLRETFSMIRHEESRRKVMMGCPSNTSGSSISDMSALSSTSDIHANAAKDSSDSKTRKPRPYCDHCRKPGHTRDTCWMIHGKPLDWKPRNQTDQTPQGNAVTSSMLNQEQLDVIQTLINKAISIKAGVASSVPPNPNSGNVAQRGSGLEDDDWMC; from the exons ATGTTTATAGCTCGGTGGTTTAGATCTATTGTATCTTCCTTGATTAGTGGTTTAGTTGTTATGTTCTCTAGTATAAGTAATTGGCTTTCTCGGTGGAATAGAACAATTGTTTTTCTCCATTATCATTTCTTtctacatggtatcagagctgtaatGGAGAAAACCGATCAAACACGTGAGCTGCCATCACCTCATTCGTCCCAAAATTCCGAACAATATGTTCCCCAAATCACACACCACAAACTCACAGGCCACAATTACATACAGTGGTCTCAATCTGTGTTGATGTTCATCTGCggacgaagcaaagaagaataCCTTAATGGTGGAACAAAAGAGCCAAAACTCGATGACCCTTCTCATAAAGAATGGAAGGCGACAGACAACATGGTAAAGAATTGGCTCATCAGCTCGATGAATCAAGAGATCAGTGAAGATATCTTGATGTGTCGCACAGCAGCAGATATCTGTGACGAGGCTCGGTCAACCTATTCAAGTTCTGACAATACATCTGAGCTATTCGAAACTGAAAGCTTGGTGTATGAACTTCATCAGGGGGATAAAAATGTCACACAGTTCTATAGCCAACTGACACGTATGTGGCAGAAGATTGATTTGTACGAGAAACACAACTGGGCATGCTCAGATGACAAACAACTCTTCAACAGGGTAACCGAAACAAAGAGAGTATTCAAGTTCTTATCTGGACTCAACAAAGAACTTGATGAGGTACGTGGTCGAGTACTCAGCATTAAACCACTACCAACACTGAGAGAAACATTCTCCATGATCCGTCATGAAGAAAGTCGAAGAAAGGTGATGATGGGATGTCCCTCAAACACTTCAGGGAGCTCAATCTCAGACATGTCAGCTCTATCCTCAACCTCAGACATACATGCTAATGCTGCAAAAGACTCCAGCGATAGCAAGACCAGAAAACCTCGCCCTTATTGTGACCACTGCCGTAAGCCAGGACATACTCGGGATACCTGCTGGATGATCCATGGCAAACCACTAGATTGGAAGCCACGAAACCAAACTGATCAGACTCCACAAGGGAATGCAGTGACCTCAAGCATGTTAAATCAAGAACAGCTAGATGTAATCCAGACCCTCATCAACAAGGCTATCTCCATCAAGGCTGGTGTAGCAAGCTCAGTACCTCCCAATCCTAACTCCGGGAATGTTGCACAACGAG GATCAGGACTCGAGGATGATGATTGGATGTGCTGA